Within Vanessa atalanta chromosome 11, ilVanAtal1.2, whole genome shotgun sequence, the genomic segment CAAGGAGTCAGGATTGACTTTGTGGCTTTCATATCACGGGGTAGTATCTATTATACCACTGAGTTATTGAGActtaaaataaccatttttattgcaaaaacatatattaagcaCTTATTACGACAGGAATTCCCTGTCATAAGGGAATTTTAGGTTATTTTGGTCTGCTTAAAGTCAGCTATGGATTAAGTCTAGTTTACTCGTTGCCTTCGCGCAAGCCTGTTGTGGTAGATACCaccttattattgttgtagttaAGTCTAAAAggtcagtgagccagtttaCTACAGGCATATGGGACATACAATTTTCGTTCGGAAAgatagtggcgcattggtgcggtgaggaatggtcaatatttcctACAGTTCCACTGTATATAGGTGGTGGTAAGAACttatcatcatcatttattatacataaaagggTATAACAATATGACCGTACTCTATAAATACCGATATAGCTAGCGAAGAATAGTCCCATGCTTAAATGACTTCTTCTTAAACTGGAAAGGGCTTTTAATGGTGAAGACATTCTTGGTAATAATATCCGTGCGATAGTGAAACCGAAGCCTACCCCGAAGTATGTCAAAGCACCCTGAAATTAAACAAtgtgtgttattaataataataataatcatgttcTAGATGTTATGACatgatattttcaaatttggagCCGAGTTGGTTCAGTAGCTGAATCAAACcgttattgaattttcatgtttttattttgagtttataattcatcttgtactcAGCGATCAAGGAACTATCGTGAAGATATCGGCATATGGTGAGTGTTATTCTGCTACATATATAACCACCAAGCTGTTTTTAAGCCTTTTCAATGAGAGAAGACCTTTAGTCCGATAAAAACATCAACGGGCTgtgatttactaaaaatatttttgaagattgcATTTTcaaatactgatattatatgTTGCACCAGTAGAGCATTTtcgacaaatttaaaataaatgataaatactaACTAAACTATAATATGCCCTTTTCCACGAATTGTTATTTGTGTTTGAAAATTTTTTAagaatgtaataataaacataatatagtaaaatcttatactaattaatacgtttataaacaaaataatttacatgatATCTAAAATAGTCTTGCATTAACTCGTTTCCAATATGTATTTTACCTTCAAAATATGTCGGCTACATGGCCCAGTGTGGGGACACACATCCTTTGATTCGTCTGTTTTCCGTCTTACTTTTTCAGGCGTAAAAagcctaaaataaaattaagaggaCATAAAGATTGGGTAAGAGCCGAGATtgcccaatggttagaatgcgtgcatcttaatcgatgattgcgggttcaagcccaggcacgcaccaatgaattttcatgtgcttaatttgtgtttataattcatcacgtgctcgggggtaaaggaaaacatcgtgaagaaatctgcatgtgtctaatttcaacgaaattctaccacatgtttATCCATCAACAAACATTGGCGAGGTGAAATATACCTTCTCCTCgcagggagaggaggccttagcccagcagtgggaactttacaggctgttaaagtaatttaatgtaaatattgggTTAGGCCCAAAAACCAATTTAATCGTGTAATAGAAGAAACTAATACGAACTCTTCAATTAGGGCGCTTAATGCATACATCCATAAAGGTTGATTTGGATTTTAGCAAAGTATTTATGCtgtaaaattgcttttataaaattaatctaactTACCACAATAGTGGGGTCCTTTTAGCTCTACCACCTTCTAACCGCATAAGATAGAAGAGGAGAGCGCTACCGGTCATAAACAAAAacgtttgttttgattttgtcaAGGATATcactttattaatttcaagtGTACGCATCCAATATTCGATTgcctgaaaaatataataacggtaattttataacataaactttttattttattatatgatagtCTTCGTGTAGACAATAATATACTCGTCTGACTAATTTATAAGGCTGTAGGCCGAGATTATGTCAAAAGTTGCTCGATTTTTCTGTCGATAAATTCTCAACTACCTTGAAAATTACGTAAAGATACGTCCTGAATCTGAGTTCTCTCTAGTCTTGTCGGTTCTCTGTGCCGTTGAATGAAGAGATTTAGGGAATAATTAGTGCGCCTATTTGAACACTCACTAAttgtgcactaaaatatgtCCTAAGCAATGAATTACTGTCATTTGATAATAGCACAGCGACCAAAGTTGTTTCGGAGGATATCATCACAGTGGATAAAGATTTACTTGGTAGGACGTGTGTAAGTTGCCTAGGTAGGTAGCACACACTCttcatattttctaccgccaaacagagtACTTGCGTTTTTGTGTGACAGTGTAACACgagagacataatatcttagctaaCATTCGTTGtcgcatttatatattcttaaatatttctaacaggTCTTATCTCTATGGGTTTGCTAACCAGTTACCATATGGTAGCCCATTTTTCCATGTACTTTTGTATTTCATAAAACATATGAAGTTCACGTCTTTATATCTACGCATCGATAACATGCATATCAGTTTGAAATTAGAACACAATTAAGCTTCTACGTTCAacgttcttaattcaaataaaaaaaaaatgaattcaaaGAGCAAAAAATAAAGATGTTAGCTAAAAATACGGTAACATAGTTTATAAAGCAACTTACcagattacaaaataaatttatgactaGACCTCTTCTCTTCGGGGGCTCTAAGAGTATGAAAAGGCCGTTTATCGTGTTGGGAATCAAGAAATAGGTGTAATATGTGAATTGCTTTCCGAGAATCCatctgtaataaatttttatttttcatttgtaacaggaATGCACCATGCATTATCACAGATACACGAttggtttacagtaaataatttagttttgaatgctcaaaaaacaaaatatgattttacCCTACCcaatgttagaaagcaaaattataatatatctttaagcgGTGGTCGTCTTGCTGTAGCCGATACTACGTTGTTTTTAGGAATATCATTGGATTCCAGACTTCAGTGGAGTCCTCATTTATTGTCCCAGACAGGAAGACTCAGTTTCGCAGCATACGCGGTttgaaaagttagacaactaactgatagtGTTACCGCTTGTCTAgtatattttgcttattttaaCAGTATTATGTTATATGGCATATTATTTTGGGGTAACGCTGTatatattgaatctgtttttattttacaaatgagaGCAATCCGGTATATtcataatcttggagctagagactctcttcgggatacacatgggatttttaataacaattttttatcttatcatTTATATAGTCTCAAActttgttaatgtatgtataatttgttaattaatacgtCAAATTATAAGCTGAAAGCAACTTCCCACGAcacatataattacaaatgccacataaaaaaatattccaacatTTGcgtaagtaaaataacaaaatacgcGAGGCGTTTATGATGAAATTAAGAGTTGCACAGCACGTCCGTTCTGAATGAGTAATTCACACTTTCAATCGTTCAGTGGAACAACAGCATTGTAATATCAGCAACtatgttgttttataattagtgGAGTAATGAATTGTAAtgcttaattaattaacattgacGAACTGCACGAACAGACGGAATGATTTGTCAAATTGTTCatactgattaattattttatgaacacAATGTTTgtacttgtaattttttaaggATGTGTGTGaggaaatttaaagtaaaaactttgaaaataaatatagtaaaaaaggAAGTAAAGTAACACGGTGTTAATGTCCACCGTTGGGCAGGTCACATCTCCCTTTTGAAGGGGAATGAGCTAAGCTCGCTGCTTAAAAGCTGGTTTGTGGATATATGTACATGCATGGCAAATTCTCATCTACTGcgtacaggtttcctcacgacgttttgcTTCAACGCCGAGCATGACATAAATGGTAGATACAAATTAAACGCATGAATTCAATCGTACTTGATTCAAGTTTGAACCCAGAATCATAGGTTAAGTCTTGTAAGCACTGTGTCatcatatctttatttatatagtatattatacaattgTAATGTTCATGTACCAATCATTTTCTTAGATTTTccttaagattaaatatataacataaaaattctaagaatatttatcataaaaaaacgcatacgaaaagaaaatattactatCGATATAATAGATTTCTTGTAGCGTGTaagtaaaatgattttatagtaATCGACCTTTCTTAATTTCCAGCAAAAAGTTTTGCTATGTAGGAATTATATTATGGTTTAaacgtttgatatttttttttaaatatattcacataTTTCTATATCCTCTTTCTCAGACTTATATCCGTGCCTTtttgaattacattattatataacatacattcattatatatattatattgtagtaGTGTTGTATGCTAatgagcaaatgggtcacttgatggtaacTAACCAGCACTCGAAATTTGAGCTGTAAGTTTTATTAACCATTCTTGATATCACACTAACTtcaggagctaagatgttatgtcctttgtggctgcaattatactggctcacccacCTTTCACACTGCaataagtactgctgtttggcggtagaatatcttataatacctacccagatgggcttgtacaGAGCCCTATCCacagcaaataatttaatatatatgtaaataataagcgtcaatagcgcaatgatttAAGGGCtgtctagcgatgtaaaaagtcgcaggatcaatCCTGACTCCTTGGTATATTGCCGTATCCACTCctgacacaagtgataagcttaaaaggaggggtaaataagaatattagtcattccttaattaatttggggcattgctatgattcttttaaagaaaaaaaatgtaaataatcaaCACATGCTTCGTAATAGAGCCACTAATTCAAACAACAAtgtctaataattatattagttaccTAAAAAGCTATACAACCATAGAAATATTTGAAACGAAGGCTATGTCAGTTGCCAGTTCAATTTTAGATCGGAAAGGACCTTTGAAATGGGCAGACGAATATCTGTTTCGGAATGAGTGTTCCAATTTATTCGGAATGTATCGATACTTTGAATAACAAAGggcaaaaatgtttttagaatatgattttaatgaactctatatattttcataaaaatggtAATGATATCAATGTGCTATTATAACGTTaagatcattttataataatatttatttatttatttaattaaagaaaaaaaaatacaaatcattagGAATCCGCAGTCTAGTGTGGATACTGTTGGATTGTTGTTGGAAATATTTGATCCCACGGCACGCTCTTCCGACTTTCCGAAGTCTTTAGAAATGTAGCTATATTTAATCATAGTAActtgtcataataaaaaaaaaacttatattatactagttatggaagaaaaaaaatatcccgctgagtttctttcgccggttcttctcaggtccgaggtgttaaattccgaaccggtggtagatttttgactatcaataagaaagtgtaaacacttctatattgaataaagatttttgattttgattttaatatatcaacttctatttaaatcatattaggGCGAAGTTGACATgacacaatattaaaatcacgttttgtttaaacatatgcttgcttaaataaataaatttggacgtttctttaataaataattgataaaactaAGAGattattacgtaatattaaattacaccaATCAATGAAAACTGGAATAACACGGATATAAAAGGTCGTAAAATACTAAGAAACTATTATAATACCACTAGTACTGTTATCGTCAAAATGTCCTTTACGATGTAGgtaatgtgatatatttttgttaagcgTCTGACATATTTTGTCGTCGGATtgcattgaatttttaaattgaacatatATACCTATAAGATGTAGTATTTATATCCGTGCTATTAGTTCATAGTTGTTCTTGGCTCATAATTAAGCCTTATATAATGTTATCCAATGTAGTTTGTCCATTAGGAGTAAGAGAGGTCAGATAGCGATCATCCTGTATAAAAACCGGTAAGATCTGGTTCAAACTAGCACGATCATGGCATTAACCAATTAAATTCTACGAAAGAAAAATGTTCAGTTCTGTTTACTGCGCCAGATTAAATCAATTATCAATAAAcctttaatataagtaaaaaatatatttatttatagtattttcatGTATTCAATGTACAGCATTACAGTGTTtatttgacgaaaaaaaaaaaacggaaaaagtttttaatgttctgcaattatttacaattctaaaGCCACTACTAACACCACACTTCTGGTGTTCATTTGGATAGCTTCTATCCACGTCTTCACGTGTGTTTTCGAGATCAAATTAAGCAGTACTGCCACCAACCGGGATTGGAGCAGTGTAGTGAAATTTGCTCAAAAACCTTGTTCTCAAAAAGAAGAGGAGGTATTTATCCAACTGTTTACTAGTTAGTGGGGcaagtaaaaatactttatattgttgtgttcctgtatAATGAGTGAGTTACTcagtaactacagacacaaggtacataacaacTTCGTGACTAAAGTTGGTTgagcattagcgatgtaaggaataattaacagttcatacaacgccaatgtttatgggcggtggagaTCACTTGCAATCAGGCTTCCCATATTACCGTCCGCCTCacgaatttataaaaagtgtgacatttacgggctgttcctaaaatatttaagctaTCATTGCAAATTCCTTGTTTAAGCAATTAATTGTATCTCAAATGTTGCAAAATAATAAGTACTGAatttctttccggttcttcttagtacaatctacattccgaaccagtagtTTCGCGGTTAATACAACTCTGATAAATGGTGATTGAGATATGTATATTAGAAATGTTCATTTAGATAAAGTAAGCGTGAATATCGTTGGCGTGACggtcaaataatttaaagagatTTCCAATTCCTGTGTTCTACTTCAACACAAAATAGTTCGAAAAGATTTTttgtctttatataataattttgtcttcGTCGAAATGTTATTCGTGCGTTAAGTTTGTTATCTATAATATAGATTGAGGCTATGTCTATGTGTCTGCATTTTATCGTCAGCCGGCATAACAAtctaaatttaagaaattatcgTGTACTAACCTCAACAAACATCCGAAGCTGACACAAGTCCCGCTTATAAGAGCACCCAAAAGGGTTGATCGCACGTAATACTCGCCGGCCTTCATTAACTCCTTTCTCTTCAGCATTTTCTTGCCCTTCATTAAGTTTTGTGCCTGCAAAATGGTGTTATTACAAGCGTCCgacaattttaagttaatttgatgGGGAATACCCGACGTTCGTAACGACCAATTGcaataattctataattttctGTACAGAATTGTTTGaagtttataaagaaaaattgctTATATTATACGATATATACGTTaatctaaaaacattttttttattaaataacaaaaattttggAAACTAACTAACTATCTGTGCTtaagagataaattaattagtaggACGATTATTTTTCAGTTATAATAGTCGACAGTGACATTGAGAAGAGAAATCTGTATTAAAACTAAGGTGCTGCCTTACATCTTTCATCATCTATTCTAATCATTCTAATTATAAACGATGATAAAGTAACTAATGAACTCACCAAATGTACAATGAGATAAAATTTAGCGCTCCCAACTAAGGAATTTCCATACGTTGAAAATGATGACGTCCAACAGCTTCTGCTCCAAGGATGGAGGAGGACGCTACAGTGAACATCTCTGCACGTACTCTCAAATAAATGCTTACTTATTTCAACCATTTCAGGTTTTTAATCTTCAAAAATCTATGACAGAAATATTACCAATAAACAACGTATCTAACAAGAGTTATTCAATTGCCTTGTAATTTGGTATCactaatgtttttcttttttagtttttCTACCAAGATCAATTTTGTGTTAGGAAGTTGATAGTGATACATGCTCGTGCCTCGGACagcacttaaaaatataatgggaTCTTTCTTTCGCTTTATCTTCTTGACATctgttaatttttctttatagttgtattgttataatcataaaataaatatttttaatgttgataaCTTAGTTAACTAATtgtaaacaaatgaaatatatatatatatacataagatgATAATTTAAAAGGTCAGGATCACTCACGCATTTGTTGTAAATAGTACTTAATTTTGAACTGACTTTAAAAAGGAGATAATCAATTcttagatatattatgtatgttcatgtttatttatttatttatttatttatttaatcgatacACCACAGTATTTGAAATATAGCACTTAAGACAAGAATACGATAAAATGACAGATACAATTTCAAACACTTAATAGGTATATACAGCATTAATGttcttttaattcaaaaattttaatgttggcTTTTATATGTAGTCCTAAGTTAGTCCACACTAAATTTTATTGGTAGGCGAatgttaagtttttaataatcagGCATTTTAGAAGTCAGATTTTATCTTATCAGAACAATTATATCGTATTACGACTGTGTGAATTTGAAATACTTTAAGGCTATGCTATGactatgttttgtttaaaatctcTTATTCGCGTTTTTACCCAATTAGCTAAATTGTTCGTTCATTCGTCGAACCCACACGAAATCTAGCAAGGTTTCGCCTACACGATCATTATTTTCAATCACCGGTCGTTTTAAGAATGTCATCTATTGTTTTGTGAGACATTCTGAAGTGTATACTTAAGTATgttccaaaattatatttcagaagaaaaatatacatcagTTCAAATATTCAGATAGAAATtaccgtaataaaaaaaatgttttagtgttACCATTGATAATAAGGACACTTGAATCTTAACACAAAATTGTGCATTACAGCCCAAATATagtaatgaattttcatgtgttttacTTATGTTCACCTCGTTGCTTACCGATGAAAGAAACAGTGTAAGAAAATGTGTTGAAGCAGAGAAGCCGAAAAGATTGAGAAGTAGCTCCTAAAATTCTTGTCAAAACGCAACTCCTTAGATgtgagacaattttttttttttttattataagttgttTATTGTGTCAATGAATGTTAATGGagatttgtttttcaaatatcgaacCAAATTTTCCGTGTTCGAGGTACGATCGTTACCGACtcagtattaaaaatttaacgctTACAACCCTACATATAATAACCTGACATTAGGCCCGCACGAGTCgtggtttatttataaataaattacacaatgaATTTCAATTGAACAGCGATGTGGTCTATGATAgacaaaattttcaatatacGTTTAAATCTGTGTGTTTACGTGATAT encodes:
- the LOC125067285 gene encoding transmembrane protein 135-like: MVEISKHLFESTCRDVHCSVLLHPWSRSCWTSSFSTYGNSLVGSAKFYLIVHLAQNLMKGKKMLKRKELMKAGEYYVRSTLLGALISGTCVSFGCLLRWILGKQFTYYTYFLIPNTINGLFILLEPPKRRGLVINLFCNLAIEYWMRTLEINKVISLTKSKQTFLFMTGSALLFYLMRLEGGRAKRTPLLWLFTPEKVRRKTDESKDVCPHTGPCSRHILKGALTYFGVGFGFTIARILLPRMSSPLKALSSLRRSHLSMGLFFASYIGIYRAVICYLCRKQGYDSALYALPAGYLAGLSFLFKPSLGFAIASLTGAFKLYVTILYEKKVLPENVPLSLMLYCICQGILFHSRFMHSDVCPQYIFKVMNSVTNGRTEILFNNLLEVIKSAT